A genomic region of Streptomyces sp. R33 contains the following coding sequences:
- a CDS encoding cytosine permease → MPIEQRGVDTIPEEERTSGPRDLISILLGSNLCLGVIVFGWLPPSFGLGLWPSVTAIVTGTLVGIAFTAPLALVSLRTATNLSTSSGAQFGVRGRLVGSVVGLLLALGYTALTLWIGGDVMAGTLSRLVGLPDTGATRAAMYGVLAACTVVGAVFGYRLLLRMSKVLSIGMVVLLAVGLYAYAPDFTTAAPPETAYLLGSFWPTWLLAAVAAGLSGPVAFITLLGDYTRYISPRKHGSRKVFWATCLGLLVGLLVPQLFGTYTALAAKAGADYAGPLVEAAPFWYLLPLLAAAAAGSVGNAGLMLYSMGLDLDAIVPRATRAKATLVAAGVATGFVFIGSFEWNVQSAMTSFVLLLTAIGTPWAVITLIGYVRCRGQYDADALQVFNRRSVGGIYWYRAGWNVAATVSWAVGAGVGLLAVTTPFYEGPLLALTGGVDCSFVLSALAGGLVYTALTARRSPAAAETADPAAPADRLAVAAD, encoded by the coding sequence ATGCCCATCGAACAGCGCGGAGTCGACACCATCCCCGAGGAGGAGCGGACGAGCGGTCCCCGTGACCTGATCTCGATCCTGCTCGGCTCCAACCTCTGCCTCGGCGTGATCGTGTTCGGCTGGCTGCCCCCGTCCTTCGGACTGGGCCTGTGGCCCTCGGTCACCGCCATCGTGACCGGCACGCTCGTCGGCATCGCCTTCACCGCGCCGCTGGCGCTGGTGTCCCTGCGCACGGCGACCAACCTCTCCACCTCGAGCGGCGCCCAGTTCGGCGTCCGCGGCCGGCTCGTCGGCTCGGTGGTCGGCCTGCTGCTCGCCCTGGGCTACACGGCCCTCACCCTGTGGATCGGCGGTGACGTGATGGCCGGCACCCTGTCCCGGCTCGTCGGCCTGCCCGACACGGGTGCCACGCGGGCCGCGATGTACGGCGTACTGGCCGCCTGTACCGTCGTCGGGGCCGTCTTCGGCTACCGGCTCCTGCTGCGCATGAGCAAGGTCCTCTCCATCGGCATGGTGGTCCTGCTCGCCGTCGGCCTCTACGCCTACGCCCCCGACTTCACCACCGCCGCGCCGCCGGAGACCGCGTACCTGCTCGGCTCCTTCTGGCCGACCTGGCTGCTCGCCGCCGTCGCCGCCGGACTCAGCGGACCCGTCGCCTTCATCACCCTGCTCGGCGACTACACCCGCTACATCTCCCCCCGCAAGCACGGCTCCCGCAAGGTGTTCTGGGCCACCTGTCTCGGCCTGCTGGTCGGCCTGCTGGTCCCGCAGCTGTTCGGCACCTACACCGCGCTCGCCGCGAAGGCCGGCGCCGACTACGCCGGGCCCCTCGTCGAGGCCGCGCCCTTCTGGTACCTGCTCCCGCTGCTGGCCGCCGCGGCGGCCGGCTCGGTGGGCAACGCCGGGCTGATGCTCTACTCCATGGGCCTCGACCTCGACGCCATCGTGCCGAGGGCGACCCGGGCCAAGGCCACGCTGGTCGCGGCGGGCGTCGCCACCGGGTTCGTCTTCATCGGTTCCTTCGAGTGGAACGTGCAGTCCGCGATGACCTCGTTCGTCCTGCTGCTGACCGCGATCGGCACCCCGTGGGCCGTGATCACCCTGATCGGCTACGTCCGCTGCCGCGGGCAGTACGACGCCGATGCCCTCCAGGTCTTCAACCGCCGCTCGGTGGGCGGGATCTACTGGTACCGGGCCGGCTGGAACGTCGCCGCCACGGTCTCCTGGGCCGTCGGCGCCGGAGTCGGCCTGCTCGCCGTGACCACCCCCTTCTACGAGGGCCCGCTGCTCGCCCTCACCGGCGGCGTCGACTGCTCCTTCGTCCTCTCCGCCCTGGCCGGCGGCCTGGTGTACACGGCCCTGACCGCCCGCCGCTCCCCCGCCGCGGCCGAGACCGCGGACCCGGCCGCACCGGCCGACAGGCTCGCGGTGGCCGCCGACTGA